One region of Bradyrhizobium diazoefficiens genomic DNA includes:
- a CDS encoding host attachment family protein: protein MDKSDWLVVCDGRKALILENLGDEMFPNLHTREAREQANPSTAAQGTDASGRLHASVGGARSSAEQTDWHDEAERTFLRSLAERLDTALSAGETSALTMVASPRALGMIRTDYSDAVRRALRGEVGKDLVKLPVYEIEKQLLLSGALT, encoded by the coding sequence ATCGACAAGAGCGACTGGCTCGTCGTGTGCGACGGGCGCAAGGCGCTCATCCTGGAAAATCTCGGTGATGAGATGTTTCCGAACCTTCACACCAGGGAGGCTCGTGAGCAGGCCAATCCGTCGACGGCCGCGCAAGGGACCGATGCGTCCGGCAGGCTCCATGCCTCGGTCGGCGGTGCCCGCAGCTCGGCGGAGCAGACCGATTGGCACGATGAGGCCGAACGGACATTCCTGCGCAGCCTCGCCGAACGGCTCGATACCGCGCTCAGCGCGGGGGAGACCTCTGCCCTGACCATGGTGGCCTCACCGCGCGCGCTGGGCATGATCCGTACGGATTATTCGGATGCGGTGCGCAGGGCGCTGCGGGGCGAGGTCGGCAAGGACCTCGTCAAGCTGCCGGTCTACGAGATCGAGAAGCAATTGCTGCTGTCTGGGGCCCTCACTTAG
- a CDS encoding histone encodes MDDDKPITEQAMETITTAVEATKDAAVTAVKKVKKATKVAKKVAPKKAAKKKAKKAAKKTAKKAAKKSAKKAAKKTVKKASKKAAKKKKAKKAKR; translated from the coding sequence ATGGACGACGATAAGCCGATCACCGAGCAGGCGATGGAGACGATCACCACCGCCGTCGAAGCGACCAAGGACGCCGCAGTCACCGCCGTCAAGAAGGTGAAGAAAGCAACCAAGGTCGCGAAGAAAGTAGCGCCGAAGAAGGCAGCCAAGAAGAAGGCCAAGAAGGCTGCGAAGAAAACCGCGAAGAAGGCTGCCAAGAAGTCGGCGAAGAAGGCAGCCAAGAAGACCGTGAAAAAGGCTTCCAAGAAGGCCGCCAAGAAGAAAAAAGCCAAGAAGGCCAAGCGCTGA
- a CDS encoding helix-turn-helix domain-containing protein, giving the protein MFFDALAPSSALQLTRFTDVDAFRPAESLEDARSIPLDIANFAAARAVVNLPACRIIVTRSFARILDTAYRAPGGMVVLPMTNDLRASSSGMDLDSRFFIALRGNHDCHFVEPQINHHALIMFSPTLRDRGWFDRADALWVRIAEPTAHLYARQLVLDILRTASVAPQMFETTEAAGHLQEGLLLAFDDLFRTNPLSERNASNAGARSARLVQRIDDYVTAYPTAPIYTADLADEFGVSIRTLGGAVAKVRGMSLHQYIRLKRLWATRTQLLRSGGASVASCARAQGFHHLGEFAAAYRATFHEAPSDTLTRARQTRLPAN; this is encoded by the coding sequence ATGTTCTTCGACGCTCTCGCCCCTTCCTCCGCGCTCCAGTTGACCCGGTTTACCGATGTCGATGCATTTCGACCGGCCGAGTCGTTGGAAGATGCCCGGAGCATACCGCTCGACATCGCCAATTTTGCAGCCGCGCGAGCGGTCGTGAACCTGCCGGCGTGCCGGATCATCGTTACCAGGTCGTTTGCGCGCATCCTGGACACCGCCTACCGCGCGCCGGGCGGCATGGTGGTCCTGCCGATGACCAACGATCTGCGCGCCAGCTCGAGCGGAATGGATCTCGACTCGCGCTTCTTCATAGCCTTGCGCGGCAACCATGATTGTCATTTCGTCGAGCCTCAGATCAATCACCATGCGCTGATCATGTTCTCACCTACGCTCAGGGATCGCGGCTGGTTTGATCGCGCCGACGCATTGTGGGTCCGCATCGCGGAGCCCACCGCTCATCTCTACGCGCGACAGCTTGTGCTCGACATTCTCAGGACCGCGTCGGTCGCACCACAGATGTTCGAAACGACGGAGGCCGCCGGCCATCTCCAGGAAGGCCTGCTGCTCGCCTTCGACGACCTGTTTCGAACGAACCCGCTGTCTGAGCGCAACGCCTCCAATGCCGGCGCGCGATCCGCCAGGCTCGTGCAGCGGATCGACGATTACGTCACAGCCTATCCGACCGCTCCGATCTATACGGCCGATCTCGCCGATGAATTCGGAGTCTCGATCCGGACCCTCGGCGGCGCAGTGGCCAAGGTGCGCGGCATGAGCCTGCATCAATATATCCGCCTGAAGCGGCTATGGGCCACACGCACTCAGCTCCTCAGGAGCGGCGGCGCGTCGGTCGCCTCATGCGCGCGCGCCCAGGGCTTTCATCACCTCGGCGAGTTTGCCGCAGCTTACCGCGCGACCTTCCACGAAGCGCCATCGGACACGCTGACGCGGGCCCGGCAAACCCGGCTTCCAGCCAACTGA
- a CDS encoding methyl-accepting chemotaxis protein: MSNSLTAKFVPQFKLGTKAVLCAVLLIAMNTALVVGAGYWSLTSAFNERALRDIEVSLRTLALAFAEIVPDARITMRDGAVARAEIAKMPDLKDHAIVDRAVSYVGGNATLFVFDDASGQFVRRSTNVKKENGDRAVGTQLAADHPAQAVLRRGEAYKGPATLFGKSFMTAYFPIADAAGKVVGVLYVGIPMAQYERMLAQAIESMAIAAGIAALLVLILTMLVVRRITRPLTSVTRSLTALANGESDVAIECEDRADEIGEIARTVAVFKSNSLERARLRSEQAAASAAAVEQRKSELRNFVDEFRGSVGGILDKVLQSSGEFERVARQLTDTARSTAELSAQSAGASEQASDHVRSAASASDELSQSISDITRRVQESNAISAEAVQQAEATDQRIAQLSEAGSRIGDVVKLITSIAEQTNLLALNATIEAARAGDAGRGFAVVAQEVKTLAGQTAKATDEISTQIASMQLATEESVVAIKAITETIERISGIASSISAAVEQQRGATQNIASSVRAAASGTADVAINVRQAAEGASETGETSSRMFASAQALSGDSLHLKAEVDSFLDRVRAA; the protein is encoded by the coding sequence ATGTCCAACTCATTAACGGCGAAGTTCGTGCCGCAGTTCAAGCTAGGTACCAAGGCCGTCCTATGTGCGGTCCTGCTTATTGCGATGAACACCGCATTGGTGGTCGGGGCCGGCTATTGGTCGCTCACCTCCGCCTTCAATGAGCGTGCGCTGCGCGACATCGAGGTCAGTCTGCGCACGCTGGCGCTGGCCTTCGCCGAGATCGTTCCTGACGCCAGGATCACGATGCGGGATGGTGCGGTGGCGCGCGCCGAGATCGCCAAGATGCCGGATCTCAAAGATCACGCCATCGTCGATCGTGCGGTATCCTATGTCGGCGGTAATGCGACCCTGTTCGTGTTTGACGATGCGAGCGGGCAGTTCGTCCGCCGCTCGACCAATGTGAAAAAGGAGAATGGCGACCGCGCCGTCGGCACGCAGCTTGCTGCCGACCATCCGGCGCAAGCCGTCCTGCGCCGTGGCGAAGCTTATAAGGGGCCGGCGACCCTGTTCGGCAAGTCCTTCATGACGGCTTATTTTCCGATCGCGGATGCAGCCGGCAAGGTCGTCGGCGTTCTCTATGTCGGCATCCCGATGGCGCAGTACGAGCGCATGCTGGCCCAGGCGATCGAGAGCATGGCGATCGCAGCCGGCATCGCCGCGCTGCTCGTCCTGATCCTCACCATGCTGGTCGTCCGCCGTATCACCCGGCCGCTCACCTCGGTTACGCGCTCGCTGACGGCGCTTGCCAATGGCGAGAGCGACGTCGCGATCGAATGCGAGGATCGCGCTGACGAGATCGGCGAGATCGCGCGCACGGTTGCGGTGTTCAAGAGCAATTCGCTGGAGCGGGCGCGGCTGCGCAGCGAGCAGGCCGCAGCTTCGGCTGCAGCCGTCGAGCAGCGCAAATCCGAGCTGCGTAACTTCGTCGATGAGTTCCGCGGCAGCGTCGGCGGCATCCTCGACAAGGTGCTGCAATCCTCCGGCGAGTTCGAACGCGTGGCCCGGCAATTGACCGACACCGCGCGTTCCACCGCCGAGCTGTCGGCGCAATCGGCCGGGGCTTCGGAGCAAGCCTCCGACCATGTCCGTTCGGCGGCGTCAGCCTCCGACGAGCTGTCGCAGTCGATTTCCGACATCACCCGAAGGGTGCAGGAATCCAACGCGATCTCCGCCGAGGCGGTGCAGCAGGCCGAGGCCACCGACCAGCGCATCGCGCAGCTCTCCGAGGCGGGCTCCCGAATCGGCGACGTCGTCAAGCTGATCACTTCCATCGCCGAGCAGACCAATCTGCTGGCGCTGAACGCCACCATCGAGGCCGCGCGCGCGGGCGATGCCGGCCGCGGTTTCGCGGTGGTGGCTCAGGAGGTCAAGACGCTCGCTGGCCAGACCGCCAAGGCGACCGACGAGATCTCGACCCAGATCGCGAGCATGCAGCTTGCAACCGAGGAGTCGGTTGTCGCGATCAAGGCGATCACAGAGACCATCGAGCGCATCAGCGGCATCGCCAGCTCGATCTCGGCTGCGGTCGAGCAGCAGCGGGGCGCCACTCAGAACATCGCGTCCAGCGTTCGCGCTGCGGCCTCCGGTACGGCCGACGTCGCCATCAACGTCCGTCAAGCAGCCGAGGGCGCCAGTGAGACCGGCGAAACGTCGAGCCGGATGTTTGCCTCCGCCCAGGCGCTGTCAGGCGACAGCCTGCATCTCAAGGCCGAGGTCGATAGCTTCCTCGATCGCGTGCGAGCGGCTTGA
- a CDS encoding DMT family transporter, with translation MNHNQESFPARAAPILFVLLWSTGFIGTKYVINNADPLTYLAIRMAVVVGLMAIIAAIARPKWPDRTGIAHSAVAGILVHGFYLGGTAIAIAHSIPAGLSALIPGLQPILTSTIANRWLGEKVTPVQWGGLLFGLCGVALILHNRPMTGEAGLGWLASVVSLLSITLGTLYQRRYCNHIDWRAGNFVQYVVVTIFFTIGAFLFEDRVVHWTREFVFALAWLAVALSIGSIGLLYWLIRHAAATSVASLFYLVPAVTALMAYLLFGEKLDALAIAGMAMCAAAVFVVNRRFGS, from the coding sequence ATGAACCATAATCAAGAATCCTTTCCCGCCCGCGCTGCGCCGATCCTGTTCGTCCTGCTCTGGAGCACCGGATTCATCGGCACCAAATACGTCATCAACAACGCCGATCCCTTGACCTATCTCGCCATCCGCATGGCGGTGGTGGTCGGTTTGATGGCGATCATCGCAGCCATCGCCCGTCCGAAATGGCCTGATCGCACCGGCATCGCGCACAGCGCAGTTGCCGGCATTCTCGTCCACGGCTTCTATCTCGGGGGCACCGCGATTGCGATCGCGCATTCGATTCCGGCCGGACTCTCCGCGCTCATTCCGGGCCTGCAGCCGATCCTGACCTCGACCATCGCGAACCGCTGGCTCGGGGAGAAGGTGACGCCGGTGCAATGGGGCGGTTTGCTGTTCGGTCTCTGTGGCGTGGCGCTGATCCTGCACAATCGCCCGATGACCGGCGAGGCCGGGCTCGGCTGGCTCGCCTCGGTGGTCTCCCTGCTCAGCATCACGCTCGGCACGCTCTATCAGCGCCGCTACTGCAACCACATCGACTGGCGGGCCGGCAATTTCGTGCAATATGTGGTCGTCACGATCTTCTTCACGATCGGTGCTTTCCTGTTCGAAGACCGCGTGGTGCACTGGACGAGGGAGTTCGTCTTCGCGCTCGCCTGGCTTGCCGTGGCACTCTCGATCGGATCGATCGGGCTGCTGTACTGGCTGATCCGCCATGCCGCGGCGACCTCGGTCGCGAGCCTGTTCTATCTGGTGCCCGCGGTGACGGCGCTGATGGCCTATCTGCTGTTCGGGGAAAAGCTCGATGCGCTGGCGATCGCCGGAATGGCGATGTGCGCGGCTGCGGTGTTCGTGGTCAACCGGCGGTTCGGCTCGTAG
- a CDS encoding peroxiredoxin, whose protein sequence is MTLPIGATAPDFEAETTEGKIKFHDWIGNSWALLFSHPKDFTPVCTTELGALAKLKPEFDKRGVKLMGLSVDPVDRHSKWSEDIKETQGAAPNYPMIGDTDFNVSKLYGMLPASTSGDPLTRTPADNQTVRNVFIIGPDKKIKLVLVYPMTTGRNFQEILRVIDSLQLTAKHRVATPADWQQGEDVIISGSVSNDEAKTIYPQGWKEPKPYIRIVPQPK, encoded by the coding sequence ATGACACTTCCGATCGGCGCCACCGCCCCCGATTTCGAAGCCGAGACCACCGAAGGGAAGATCAAGTTCCACGACTGGATCGGCAACAGCTGGGCGCTGCTGTTCTCGCACCCGAAGGACTTCACGCCGGTTTGTACGACCGAGCTCGGCGCTCTCGCCAAGTTGAAGCCGGAATTCGACAAGCGCGGCGTCAAGCTGATGGGCCTCTCGGTCGACCCGGTCGACCGCCACTCGAAATGGTCGGAGGACATCAAGGAGACGCAAGGCGCCGCTCCGAACTATCCGATGATCGGCGACACCGATTTCAACGTCTCGAAGCTCTACGGCATGCTGCCGGCCTCGACCTCGGGCGATCCCCTCACCCGGACGCCTGCCGACAACCAGACCGTCCGCAACGTCTTCATCATCGGGCCGGACAAGAAGATCAAGCTGGTGCTGGTCTATCCGATGACCACGGGCCGAAACTTCCAGGAAATCCTGCGTGTGATCGACTCGCTTCAGCTCACAGCCAAGCATCGCGTCGCGACGCCGGCCGACTGGCAGCAGGGCGAGGACGTCATCATCTCGGGCTCGGTTTCCAACGACGAGGCCAAGACGATCTACCCGCAGGGCTGGAAAGAGCCGAAGCCTTACATCCGGATCGTGCCGCAGCCCAAATAA
- a CDS encoding alkaline phosphatase family protein — protein MRRSLVLLSAGLTVLSTGFASAENNTPRNLILFIPDGLRALKVTPETAPAMAEVRDKGVNFKNSHSLFPTFTMANGSAMSTGHYLGDTGVFSNTIWTNYTSTPAGDTVVPFIENDAVLGDIDEHFKGDYLNEDTVLKMARDKGLSTAAIGKVGPTYQWDHTDHPDKPGKHSIVIDDATGGKAGVALSDEMKDALTKAGLALAAPGRGDNGKAGDARTPGTTTANIVQQAYFADVATKVVLPMFKARNKPFVLVFWSRDPDGTQHNQGDSLNQILPGINGPSTIASIKNVDNNLAQIRKALDELGLAANTNIMIQADHGFSTISKESKTSPSAKVSYDDTPKDFLPMGFVALDLAKALDLPLFDPNDKNAAVTGNAHPKAGNGVLGKDPTKPDVVVATNGGSDLVYLPNKDKKLAARTVKALMEQDYVSGLFVDDSLGRFPGTLPLSSINLRGKAATPTPAIVVNFRSYASECGEAPTNCSVQVADTVLRQGQGMHGSFSRGDTYNFMAAIGPDFKAGFVDELPVSNADVGMTAAQLLGLRGSENGGLVGRVMSEALPNGIIPKAFKAVEKSKKKSENGLETVLNVQRVGSQRYFDAAGFVGRTLGLEPEAGKQKTAGK, from the coding sequence ATGCGCCGTTCACTGGTGTTGCTGTCAGCCGGGCTGACAGTCCTGTCCACCGGATTTGCCTCCGCAGAGAATAACACGCCCCGCAACCTGATCCTGTTCATTCCCGACGGGTTGCGCGCGCTGAAGGTCACCCCCGAGACGGCGCCGGCGATGGCCGAGGTCCGCGACAAGGGCGTCAACTTCAAGAACTCGCATTCGCTGTTCCCGACCTTCACCATGGCCAACGGCTCGGCGATGTCGACCGGCCATTATCTCGGCGACACCGGCGTGTTCTCCAACACGATCTGGACCAACTATACCTCGACGCCCGCCGGCGACACCGTAGTCCCCTTCATCGAGAACGACGCCGTGCTCGGCGATATCGACGAGCATTTCAAGGGCGACTATCTCAACGAAGACACCGTTTTGAAGATGGCCCGCGACAAGGGGCTGAGCACGGCGGCGATCGGCAAGGTCGGCCCGACCTACCAGTGGGACCACACCGATCATCCGGACAAGCCGGGCAAGCACTCGATCGTCATCGACGATGCCACCGGCGGCAAGGCCGGCGTGGCGCTCTCGGACGAAATGAAGGACGCCCTCACCAAGGCCGGTCTCGCCCTCGCCGCCCCCGGCCGCGGCGACAACGGCAAGGCCGGCGATGCCAGGACGCCCGGCACCACGACGGCCAACATCGTGCAACAGGCCTATTTCGCCGACGTCGCCACCAAAGTGGTGCTGCCGATGTTCAAGGCGCGCAACAAGCCGTTCGTGCTGGTGTTCTGGTCGCGCGATCCTGATGGCACCCAGCATAATCAGGGTGACAGCCTCAACCAGATCCTGCCGGGCATCAACGGCCCGAGCACGATAGCGAGCATCAAGAATGTCGACAACAACCTCGCCCAGATCCGCAAGGCGCTGGACGAGCTCGGGCTTGCCGCCAACACCAACATCATGATCCAGGCCGACCACGGCTTCTCGACCATCTCCAAGGAGAGCAAGACCAGTCCCTCGGCCAAGGTCAGCTATGACGACACGCCGAAGGACTTCTTGCCGATGGGCTTCGTGGCATTGGACCTTGCCAAGGCGCTCGACCTGCCGCTGTTCGACCCCAACGACAAGAACGCGGCCGTCACCGGCAACGCCCATCCGAAGGCCGGCAATGGCGTGCTCGGCAAGGATCCGACCAAGCCCGATGTTGTCGTCGCCACCAATGGCGGCTCGGATCTCGTCTACCTGCCGAACAAGGACAAGAAGCTCGCAGCCAGGACCGTCAAGGCTCTGATGGAGCAGGACTACGTCTCCGGCCTGTTCGTCGACGACTCCCTCGGTCGCTTCCCCGGCACGCTGCCGCTGTCGAGCATCAATCTGCGCGGCAAGGCGGCGACGCCGACCCCTGCGATCGTCGTCAACTTCCGCTCCTACGCCAGCGAGTGCGGCGAGGCGCCGACCAATTGCTCGGTGCAGGTCGCCGACACCGTGCTGCGCCAGGGCCAGGGCATGCACGGCAGCTTCAGCCGCGGCGACACCTACAACTTCATGGCTGCGATCGGTCCGGACTTCAAGGCCGGCTTCGTCGACGAGCTCCCGGTCAGCAATGCTGACGTTGGCATGACCGCGGCCCAGCTCCTGGGCCTGCGTGGTTCGGAGAATGGCGGCCTGGTCGGCCGGGTGATGTCCGAGGCCCTGCCCAACGGCATCATCCCGAAGGCGTTCAAGGCCGTGGAGAAGTCGAAGAAGAAGTCCGAGAACGGTCTCGAGACCGTGCTCAACGTCCAGCGCGTCGGCAGCCAGCGCTATTTCGACGCTGCCGGCTTCGTCGGCCGGACGCTTGGCCTGGAGCCGGAGGCCGGCAAACAAAAAACGGCGGGGAAATAA
- a CDS encoding integrase core domain-containing protein: protein MPWKASSVMDERLRFVARLLDGEAMTEVCREFGISRKTGYKIFDRYKEHGLVALSDRSRRPVRYANQLPAQIETLIVQFKTEKPHWGARKIRELLVRRLDGDIRIPAKSTIHAVLDRHGLVRRGRGPRHRAHGTPLSQGAAPNDLWCADFKGEFKLGNERYCFPLTVSDHASRFLLLCEALDSTWEEPAIAAFERLFRERGLPLAIRSDNGVPFASPNALFNLSKLSVWWLRLGIAIERIRPGRPQQNGRHERMHLTLKKEATRPPGFNSLQQQERFDVFVHEFNTERPHEALSMKIPAELYTASARSYAGLPDLSYPFHDRDVVVTTCGRLCLHRKKINISTVLAGQKLGIKEVDEGIWLVSFMQYDLGYFDLEQKTLQPLDNPFGPKPVTDVSTTTAKL from the coding sequence ATGCCGTGGAAAGCGAGTTCGGTAATGGACGAGCGCCTACGCTTTGTCGCCCGGCTTCTGGACGGAGAAGCCATGACCGAGGTGTGCCGGGAGTTCGGGATATCCCGCAAGACCGGCTACAAGATTTTCGATCGCTACAAGGAGCACGGCCTTGTGGCCCTGAGCGATCGCTCCAGGCGGCCGGTGCGCTACGCCAATCAGTTGCCGGCCCAGATCGAGACCCTGATTGTCCAGTTCAAGACCGAGAAGCCACATTGGGGGGCGCGCAAGATCCGCGAGCTCCTGGTCAGGCGGCTGGATGGCGATATCAGAATCCCTGCCAAGAGCACCATCCATGCCGTCCTCGACCGCCACGGCCTGGTCAGGCGGGGCCGCGGTCCGCGCCATCGCGCCCACGGCACGCCGCTATCGCAAGGCGCGGCGCCGAATGATCTCTGGTGCGCCGACTTCAAGGGCGAGTTCAAGCTCGGCAATGAGCGATACTGCTTCCCGTTGACCGTCAGCGATCATGCCTCGCGCTTCCTGCTGCTGTGCGAGGCGCTCGATTCCACCTGGGAGGAGCCGGCCATTGCCGCCTTCGAGCGCCTGTTCCGCGAGCGCGGGCTGCCGCTTGCCATCCGCTCCGACAATGGCGTGCCCTTTGCCAGTCCCAATGCCCTGTTCAATCTGTCGAAGCTGTCGGTCTGGTGGCTGAGGCTCGGCATTGCCATCGAGCGCATCAGGCCCGGCCGGCCGCAGCAGAACGGGCGCCACGAGCGCATGCACCTCACTCTCAAGAAGGAAGCCACCCGGCCGCCGGGCTTCAACAGCCTGCAGCAGCAGGAGCGCTTCGATGTCTTCGTGCACGAGTTCAACACCGAGCGGCCCCACGAAGCGCTCAGCATGAAGATCCCTGCCGAACTCTACACCGCCTCGGCACGCAGCTATGCCGGCCTGCCGGACCTCAGCTATCCCTTCCACGACCGCGACGTCGTCGTCACCACCTGCGGCCGCCTCTGCCTGCATCGCAAGAAGATCAACATCTCAACCGTCCTGGCCGGCCAGAAGCTCGGCATCAAGGAGGTTGATGAAGGCATCTGGCTCGTCAGCTTCATGCAGTATGATCTCGGCTACTTCGATCTCGAGCAGAAGACGTTGCAACCGCTCGACAACCCCTTCGGCCCCAAGCCCGTCACCGATGTCTCGACTACGACCGCAAAGCTCTGA